Proteins from a single region of Plasmodium brasilianum strain Bolivian I chromosome 13, whole genome shotgun sequence:
- a CDS encoding rhomboid protease ROM8 has product MEEKESGANAKAFLESKDKREKIDDDDDEDDKKKGSTGKINGNSSNNNYTNRNDDDSENVIKKNERKKNKNSLNNNDEKRNNDKNNKNKGEHTENSQEKKKGKKKKEAEQEEEEEEEEEEDDEDDEEEDDEDDRAYGYSEEEKERRKDELLNLNSNNTVKFYTSENDKSRVKNHSDNYLERGRYKYNYMKRGKKFKTSSTYEEMSSDHHEYMSLKVSYKINKKSHYDKSKKRSTLSMTMNDKHERTLNKSSICTDNAKFLNFLNDNEKGPYYYKNIKRYNFRRRKQKKAKIKKEKHDMKGTLDEYVVDIKEKNKDEDMFSSENITNAKNSIKHFLTDSKELHVSDLQDAEKSGKMKDEKRLKDYLSTSKLEGKFVKHLSKIKSTLCCNRRYFIFRKKTIRKRKEKIIIFLNNDCTVSKNGQFNDHFYRTIHKNDLDNLEEEKIYLYNNKENTLKKMIYRIFPQFSIFSLILYVTFIQWIVFILLISVKSDISLTPSNDSLKNFGSNFPHNIFKKAEFYRLYTALFLHSNFNHICANTYVQLTVGFLLEYLYGTYVVFLVYVFAGIYGIILSSPLTYCYSTTESSSSSAGIIGIFFSEILMMTNFNVDKIRFLIGVILKRNQLKYFLKNNLLIQILSLVFLITSLGAAIYISTYVVQKCPN; this is encoded by the exons ATGGAGGAAAAAGAGTCTGGTGCAAATGCAAAGGCATTTTTAGAATCAAAAGAtaagagagaaaaaatagaCGACGACGACGATGAGGAcgataaaaagaaaggaagCACTGGAAAGATTAATGGAAACTCTAGTAACAACAACTATACCAATAGAAACGATGATGATAgtgaaaatgtaataaaaaagaatgaaagaaaaaaaaacaaaaattcgTTAAACAATAACGACGAGAAAcgtaataatgataaaaataacaaaaataaggGAGAACATACAGAAAATTcgcaagaaaaaaaaaaaggaaagaaaaagaaagaagctgaacaagaagaagaagaagaagaagaagaggaagaagatgatgaagacgatgaagaagaagatgaTGAAGACGACCGAGCTTATGGTTATtctgaagaagaaaaagaacgTCGAAAGgatgaattattaaatttaaacaGTAACAATACTGTAAAGTTTTACACGTCAGAGAATGACAAAAGTAGGGTTAAAAATCATAGTGATAATTATTTAGAAAGAggaagatataaatataattacatgaaaagaggaaaaaaatttaaaacgaGCAGTACATATGAAGAAATGTCATCAGATCATCATGAATATATGTCTTTAAAAGTAagttataaaattaacaaaaaaagtcATTAtgataaatcaaaaaaaagatcGACTCTGTCTATGACAATGAATGATAAACATGAACGAACACTAAATAAAAGCAGTATATGTACAGATAATGCGaagtttttaaattttttaaatgataatgaaaaaggtccgtattattataaaaatattaaaagatataattttagaagaagaaaacagaaaaaagctaaaataaaaaaagaaaagcatGATATGAAAGGAACATTAGATGAATATGTAGTAGAtattaaagagaaaaataaagatgaaGACATGTTTAGTAgtgaaaatataacaaacgctaaaaattctataaaacattttcttACGGACAGTAAAGAATTACATGTAAGTGATTTACAAGATGCAGAAAAAAGCGGGAAAATGAAAGATGAAAAGCGTCTAAAAGATTATTTAAGTACAAGTAAATTGGAAGGAAAATTTGTAAAACatttaagtaaaattaaaagcaCCTTATGTTGTAATCGaagatattttatatttcgcaaaaaaacaataagaaaaaggaaagaaaaaataattatatttttaaataatgattgTACTGTTTCTAAAAATGGTCAATTTAACGATCATTTTTATAGAActattcataaaaatgatttGGATAAtttagaagaagaaaaaatatatctttataataataaagaaaatacattaaaaaaaatgatttatagAATATTTCCGCAATTTTCCATATTCAGTTTAATTCTATATGTTACATTTATTCAATGGATAGTATTTATTCTACTTATATCTGTGAAGTCTGATATCTCTTTAACTCCTTCAA ATGATTCGTTAAAGAATTTTGGTAGTAATTTTccacataatatttttaagaaggCGGAGTTTTATCGCCTTTATACAGCCTTGTTTTTGCATTCAAATTTTAATCATATTTGTGCAAATACGTATGTTCAATTAACAGTTGGTTTCTTACTAGAATATCTCTATGGAACATATGTTGTTTTTttagtatatgtatttgcAG gtATATATGGAATAATACTGTCCTCTCCATTAACGTATTGCTATTCAACAACTGAAAGCAGTAGCAGCTCTGCCGGAATTattggaatatttttttccgaAATTTTAATGATGACTAATTTTAATGTAGATAAAATTA GATTTTTAATTGGCGTAATTTTAAAACGTAATCAATTGAAATACTTTTTgaagaataatttattaattcaaaTTTTATCCTTAGTGTTTCTTATAACAAGTTTAGGTgctgctatatatatatcaacatACGTTGTCCAAAAATGTccaaattaa
- a CDS encoding DnaJ protein, whose amino-acid sequence MDFFSLASNLQQIAIGGVNFVNNKLRKKSSNCECNYVTYIIIGENEIQPYDINMFFFPFKMCTKIKLKEFKEYFPFKGSIIFRFKIPLTDLIDVINEGIINNVPLLKDKGNRKNLDEHIISDENEIKNILRQDNINHVWVDVTNEEAYIPTFHGNIVAKVLFINHENYKNYNDIYIKNFKNYECSSQIYNVNEKSMCSYKLIKEKSKKNDADRCDIMKNEEFNEKVKTESRQNNLLNFNYSIDNTVNFHNAMRNYEQNVISNEEYENKRMQEKEKEDTDDNNLEEYNIFQNVNKEKHFLKERKNSHILNTYCEDNRISRYNQNENIKMKINKKASQEKNNFNDHILEKHSYTNTPKIFLSPYNTNNQNNQVDIPKMNYKSVSTDEKQDAIKENVSNRLQELKDFRHQEEEKFKEKVVISEKIKKQIVKWSKNSDDTYKDIKVMLSTLNDVLWENSEWKHVPMSDLITNTLTVKKTYKNAILLCHPDKHRDKSVERVLRAEMIFQALNNAYKEKRHI is encoded by the exons AtggattttttttcattagcTTCAAATTTGCAGCAAATAGCCATTGGAGGAGtgaattttgttaataacaAATTACGAAAGAAAAGTTCAAATTGTGAATGTAACTacgttacatatataattataggtgaaaatgaaatacaaccatatgatattaatatgtttttctttccaTTTAAAATGtgcacaaaaataaaattgaaggAGTTTAAAGAATACTTCCCTTTTAAGGGTAGCATTATTTTTCGATTTAAAATTCCTTTAACAGATTTAATTGATGTTATAAATGAAGGTATAATAAATAACGTTCCTCTGTTAAAAGATAaaggaaatagaaaaaacttagatgaacatataatatctgatgaaaacgaaataaaaaatatattaagacAAGATAATATAAATCATGTGTGGGTAGATGTAACAAATGAAGAAGCTTATATCCCCACATTCCATGGAAATATTGTAGCAAAAGTATTGTTTATTAAtcatgaaaattataaaaattataatgatatctacataaaaaattttaagaattatGAATGTTCTTCGCAAATTTATAATGTAAACGAAAAAAGTATgtgttcatataaattaataaaagagaaaagtaaaaagaatgATGCAGACCGTTGTGATATAATGAAGAATGAAGAATTTAACGAAAAGGTAAAAACAGAATCACGCCAAAACAACCTTTTAAACTTTAATTATTCTATTGATAATACTGTTAATTTTCATAATGCCATGAGGAATTATGAACAGAATGTTATTTCCAATGAAGAGTATGAAAATAAGCGGATgcaagaaaaggaaaaagaagatactgatgataataatttggaggaatataacatttttcaaaatgtaaataaggaaaaacattttttaaaagaaagaaagaatagCCATATTTTAAACACTTATTGTGAAGATAATCGAATAAGCAGATAtaatcaaaatgaaaatattaaaatgaaaataaataagaaagcATCCcaagagaaaaataatttcaatgaccatattttagaaaaacaTAGTTACACTAATACACCTAAAATTTTTCTATCACCATACAACACGAATAATCAGAATAATCAGGTTGATATTCCAAAAATGAATTACAAAAGTGTTAGCACTGATGAAAAACAAGATGCTATTAAGGAAAACGTTAGTAACCGCTTGCAGGAATTAAAAGATTTTAGACATCAGgaggaagaaaaatttaaagaaaaagttGTTATAtctgaaaaaattaaaaaacaaattgttAAATGGTCGAAAAATTCAGATGATACttataaagatataaagGTAATGTTAAGCACTTTAAATGATGTCTTATGGGAAAATTCCGAATGGAAACATGTACCTATGTCAGATTTAATTACAAATACGTTAACTGTTAAAAAAACGTATAAAAAcgctatattattatgtcaCCCCGATAAACACAGGGATAAGTCAGTTGAGCGTGTG CTTAGAGCAGAAATGATTTTCCAAGCATTAAACAATGcctataaagaaaaaagacaCATCTAA